In the Garciella nitratireducens DSM 15102 genome, CCTTATTTTCTATCCAAAAATTCCATTTAAAATTAAAATCATTCCAAACCCTACTCCCCATGCAATGGTTGTAGTAATAGACCATGCTTGCATTTGTTCCTTAGCTTCAGTTAATCCCATAGTCCTAGTAACTACATGAAAGAAGCTATCATTAAAATAAGAGAAAAATAAAGATCCAACACAAGCTGATAAAGCACCAAATAAAGGATTTGCACCTAAACTTGCAAGAATGGGTGCCGTGATAGATGCAGAAGTCAACATAGCAACAGTGCCACTTCCTTGAATAAATCTCAATAAAGTAGATATCAAAAATGGTAATAATATTGCTGGTAATCCTGTTTTAGAAATAATTTGAGCGATATACTCTCCCACTCCACTGTCTTTTATGATCTGTCCTAAAGCTCCACCTCCACCAGTTACTAATATAATTATCCCTGCAGAAGTAATTCCCTTCTCCATTTCGTCTAAAGTTTCCTTTCGAGTCAATCCTTTTGTAAGACCAACAATTGCTACAAGGGTCCCAATTGCTACTGCAATAATAGGTTGTCCTAAAAATAGAACAAAATCTATCCATCCTCCCCCCATTCCTAATACCTTAAAAACATTATTCAATAAAATCAAAAAAATGGGAACAACAATCGGTGCAAAGGAAATCACTACTCCTGGTAAATTTTCTTCCCCAAAGTTTTCTGTAAATGTATTGATTTCCATTAAATTTTCTGGTCTTATCCAGCCTTCTCCAGATTCATCAGGAATCTGATAAATTTTTTTACCAATATATTTTGCATAAAA is a window encoding:
- a CDS encoding GntP family permease, producing MTAQTQMLIGLAVGLIILLFMIMRTKIHTFLALIIATVFIGIIGGVPYEDIVVSITGGFGGTLGNIGIIIGLGVMMGSLFEASGAAKTMARTFLKILGKGKEEIAMAATGFLVSIPIFCDSGFVILFPLAKALSKQTKKSVISLGVSLAAGLVITHTMVPPTPGPVGVAGIFDISVGTFMLWGIVIAVPMAVAGIFYAKYIGKKIYQIPDESGEGWIRPENLMEINTFTENFGEENLPGVVISFAPIVVPIFLILLNNVFKVLGMGGGWIDFVLFLGQPIIAVAIGTLVAIVGLTKGLTRKETLDEMEKGITSAGIIILVTGGGGALGQIIKDSGVGEYIAQIISKTGLPAILLPFLISTLLRFIQGSGTVAMLTSASITAPILASLGANPLFGALSACVGSLFFSYFNDSFFHVVTRTMGLTEAKEQMQAWSITTTIAWGVGFGMILILNGIFG